One window of the Mesotoga sp. UBA6090 genome contains the following:
- a CDS encoding desulfoferrodoxin FeS4 iron-binding domain-containing protein, producing MKVKNVGEVYRCEICGNVVEVKEAGGGELICCGEPMKLVQK from the coding sequence ATGAAGGTTAAAAACGTTGGTGAAGTCTACAGATGCGAGATATGCGGAAATGTGGTTGAAGTGAAGGAAGCAGGCGGCGGAGAGTTGATCTGCTGTGGTGAGCCTATGAAGCTCGTACAAAAATAA